One window of Triplophysa rosa linkage group LG8, Trosa_1v2, whole genome shotgun sequence genomic DNA carries:
- the abhd16a gene encoding phosphatidylserine lipase ABHD16A — MASWMWLRCLFGPNLHRIHRSPDQTRADGRAGRRGWNYQPRGLERHTDSILGWASVLWSLSYYSSPLLLCYLYRKGYICSSKLVPFSQYVGTALVCLLGVACLRGWGRWRNPEYLQFITVLEETRKNHTHSNKKKLACFDFDFKHWPADFSWNEVSSPKLSKGGVSLLKPEPKHRGAADSVLSSVRTLPCHILSYLIAHSFGRRMLYPGSVGLLQKAMRPMLQQGQARLVEEYEGQRNKLVACDGNEIDTMFVDRRRDGGPHGKTLVICCEGNAGFYEVGCMNTPLEGGYSVLGWNHPGFGGSTGVPFPQNEANAMDVVIQFAVHKLGFQLTDIVVYAWSIGGFTASWAVMSYLEIQGLVLDASFDDLLPLAQKVMPDSWRPLVTHTVRQYMNLNNAEQLCKYQGPVLLIRRTKDEIITTTGPEDIMSNRGNDLLLKLLQYRYPKIMTDESIRAVRHWLAAGTQIEEESVYTSYEVDDDWCLSVLRSYQADRETFFPWSVGEDMTLEGRGQLALFLARKHMRNFDNTHCTPLPISEFQHPWRP, encoded by the exons GCATCTGTGCTGTGGTCTCTGTCATACTACAGTTCTCCACTGCTGCTCTGCTATCTCTACAGGAAAG GGTACATCTGCAGTAGTAAGCTGGTTCCTTTCAGTCAGTATGTTGGCACAGCGTTGGTCTGTCTGCTGGGAGTGGCCTGTTTGAGAG GGTGGGGGCGCTGGAGAAACCCAGAGTACCTTCAGTTCATCACTGTACTGGAGGAGACCAGGAAGAACCACACACATAGCAACAAG AAAAAACTGGCGTGCTTTGACTTTGACTTCAAACACTGGCCTGCAGATTTCAGCTGGAATGAAGTTAGTAGTCC GAAGTTGTCGAAAGGTGGTGTATCCCTGCTGAAACCAGAGCCTAAACACCGAGGAGCAGCAGACAGTGTGCTGAGTTCAGTCCGTACGCTACCATGCCACATCTTAAg ttATCTGATAGCTCACTCGTTCGGCCGGAGGATGCTGTACCCGGGCTCGGTGGGTCTGCTGCAGAAGGCCATGAGACCCATGCTACAGCAGGGCCAAGCCAGACTCGTAGAAGAG TATGAAGGGCAGAGGAACAAACTGGTGGCTTGCGATGGGAATGAGATCGACACAATGTTTGTGGACCGGAGGAGGGATGGAGGGCCACACGGTAAAACTTTG GTGATCTGCTGTGAGGGGAACGCGGGGTTTTATGAAGTCGGCTGCATGAACACACCATTGGAAG GTGGATATTCAGTGTTGGGCTGGAATCACCCGGGGTTTGGTGGCAGTACG GGAGTTCCGTTTCCTCAAAACGAGGCCAACGCGATGGATGTTGTCATTCAATTTGCCGTTCACAAACTGGGTTTCCAGTTGACTGACATTGTTGTGTACGCCTGGTCAATAGGAGGATTTACAG CAAGCTGGGCTGTGATGTCATACCTCGAGATCCAGGGTCTGGTTCTAGATGCTTCATTTGATGATCTTTTACCACTTGCTCAGAAGGTCATGCCAGACAGTTGGA GACCTTTAGTGACCCACACAGTGAGGCAGTATATGAACTTAAACAATGCAGAACAGCTTTGCAA GTACCAGGGTCCAGTGTTATTGATCAGAAGAACCAAAGATGAAATCATCACCACCAC GGGTCCAGAGGACATCATGTCCAACAGAGGAAACGATCTGTTGCTCAAACTACTCCAGTACAG gtaTCCTAAGATCATGACAGATGAATCTATCAGAGCCGTCAGACACTGGCTTGCAGCTGGGACACAAATAGAAGAGG AATCCGTGTACACCAGCTATGAGGTAGATGATGACTGGTGCTTGTCTGTGTTGCGCTCCTATCAGGCAGACAGAGAGACTTTCTTCCCCTGGAGTGTTG GTGAGGACATGACACTGGAGGGGAGAGGACAGCTTGCTCTATTCTTG GCACGAAAGCATATGagaaactttgacaacacacaCTGCACTCCACTCCCCATCTCGGAGTTCCAGCATCCCTGGAGACCATGA
- the vars1 gene encoding valine--tRNA ligase isoform X2 — MLVDVSHCFLQMDTLYISPHPDDFRSLLPLIATEYCSSPPRAVHEDPPADVARSRPALVLAGAGGTALTGSSAVSWYLAAAGKRTGSDKKQESQVWQWLSFADNELTPVACAVTFPLLGVMGVDKKLQQSSQAELLRVLKVLDKTLETQTFLVGEAVTLADMAVSMAALLPFKYALEPVDRTSLVNVTRWFNTCVNQPQFLKVLGKISLCEKMVPVTPKPAAASNATANSAANTATSGNEPGPPKTEAQLKKEAKKREKMEKFQQKKEMEEKKKLQPQMEKKAKPEKKELGVITYNIPTPPGEKKDVLSALPDSYSPQYVEAGWYPWWEKQGFFKPEYGRKNVSEPNTHGVFMMCIPPPNVTGSLHLGHALTNAIQDSLTRWHRMRGETTLWNPGCDHAGIATQVVVEKKLMREKQMSRHDLGRENFIQEVWKWKNEKGDRIYHQLRKLGSSLDWDRACFTMDTKLSYAVQEAFIHMHEEGVIYRSKRLVNWSCTLNSAISDIEVDKKELTGRTLLPVPGYKEKVEFGVLVSFSYKIEGSDEEVVVATTRIETMLGDTAVAVHPNDSRYQHLRGKMVIHPFCDRKMPVVFDDFVDMNFGTGAVKITPAHDHNDYEVGERHKLPFINILDDNGVLINVPPPFLGMKRFEARNAVLQALKDRGQFKEIKDNPMVVPVCSRSKDIVEPLMKPQWYVDCREMGKQAADVVRNGELKIIPDHHLKTWFNWMDNIRDWCISRQLWWGHRIPAYFVTVNDPSVKPGEDVDGHYWVSGRSEEEAREKATKCFNVTADKISFRQDEDVLDTWFSSGIFPFSIFGWPNESEDLRVFYPGTLLETGHDILFFWVARMVMMGLKLTGKLPFKEVYLHAVVRDAHGRKMSKSLGNVIDPLDVITGISLEGLHAQLTDSNLDPLEIEKAIQGQKSDYPNGIPECGTDALRFSLCAYTGQGRDINLDVNRILGYRHFCNKLWNAVKFAMRTLGEAFVPWEKAQLCGSENASDRWILSRLCAAVALCDSGFKAYDFPAITTAIYNFWLYELCDVYLESIKPVMSKTDPDGQTQGDICRQTLYTCLEVGLRLLSPFMPFVTEELFQRLPRRPPQNSPPSISVTPYPDTSEFCWHSEEIDHQMEFVMSVVRTIRSLRADYNLTKTRADCYLQCIDADTADLVQKYSLQIQTLSYSQAIHTITGDGTIPQGCAVAIASDRCTVHLMLKGLIDLEKEVTKLTAKRGELEKQMEKLKEKMAKNDYKEKVPVKVQEADAEKLRQNETELQKVKEAIENFSKMM; from the exons ATGCTGGTTGACGTTTCCCACTGTTTCCTACAG ATGGACACTCTTTATATCTCTCCCCACCCTGATGACTTCAGGAGTCTATTACCATTGATCGCAACTGAATATTGCAGCTCTCCTCCACGAGCAGTGCATGAGGACCCCCCGGCTGACGTGGCCAGATCTCGTCCAGCACTGGTCTTGGCTGGTGCAGGTGGGACGGCACTCACTGGTTCCAGTGCTGTAAGCTGGTACCTGGCAGCAGCCGGTAAACGGACGGGCAGCGATAAGAAACAAGAAAGTCAGGTGTGGCAGTGGCTGAGCTTTGCTGACAATGAGTTGACGCCCGTGGCTTGCGCTGTGACTTTTCCTTTGCTTGGTGTGATGGGAGTTGACAAGAAG CTTCAACAGAGTTCCCAAGCAGAGCTGCTTCGTGTTCTTAAAGTTCTCGATAAGACCCtagaaacacaaacattccTGGTCGGGGAGGCTGTTACTTTGGCTGATATGGCTGTTTCTATGGCAGCACTGTTGCCATTCAAATAT GCTTTGGAACCTGTAGACAGGACGTCATTGGTGAATGTGACCAGATGGTTTAATACTTGTGTAAATCAGCCACAGTTCCTGAAGGTGTTGGGTAAAATCTCACTGTGTGAGAAAATGGTCCCTGTGACACCCAAACCTGCTGCCGCCTCCAATGCGACAGCAAACTCTGCTGCCAACACCGCAACATCCGGCAATGAACCTG GTCCTCCTAAGACAGAGGCTCAACTGAAGAAAGAAGCCAAGAAGCGTGAAAAGATGGAGAAGTTCCAACAGAAGAAGGAGATGGAGGAGAAAAAGAAGCTGCAACCTCAGATGGAG AAAAAAGCCAAACCTGAGAAGAAGGAACTGGGTGTGATCACCTACAACATCCCTACTCCACCTGGAGAGAAAAAAG ATGTCCTGAGTGCTCTGCCTGATTCATACAGTCCTCAGTATGTGGAAGCCGGCTGGTACCCCTGGTGGGAGAAACAGGGTTTCTTTAAGCCTGAATATGGG AGGAAGAATGTAAGTGAGCCCAACACTCATGGAGTGTTTATGATGTGTATTCCTCCGCCTAATGTGACCGGATCCCTGCATCTTGGCCACGCCTTAACCAATGCTATTCAGGACAGCTTGACCAGATG GCACAGAATGAGAGGAGAGACCACACTGTGGAATCCCGGCTGTGATCATGCTGGAATCGCCACACAGGTGGTGGTGGAGAAGAAACTgatgagagagaaacagatgaGCAGACATGACCTCGGCAGAGAGAACTTCATCCAGGAGGTCTGGAAGTGGAAGAACGA AAAGGGAGACCGCATCTACCATCAGTTGAGGAAGCTGGGATCCTCTCTGGACTGGGACAGAGCTTGTTTTACCATGGATACT AAACTGTCTTATGCAGTTCAGGAGGCTTTTATACATATGCATGAGGAGGGTGTGATCTACAGGAGCAAGAGGCTGGTCAACTGGTCCTGCACTCTCAACTCGGCCATCTCAGACATAGAG GTGGATAAAAAGGAGCTGACAGGCCGGACTCTTCTCCCTGTGCCGGGCTATAAGGAGAAGGTTGAGTTTGGAGTGCTGGTGTCTTTCTCGTACAAAATCGAAGGATCAG ATGAGGAGGTTGTGGTGGCCACCACACGTATTGAGACCATGCTTGGAGACACAGCTGTGGCTGTCCACCCCAATGATTCCAGATATCAG CATCTCAGAGGCAAGATGGTTATTCACCCGTTCTGTGACAGAAAGATGCCGGTGGTATTTGATGACTTCGTGGATATGAACTTTGGAACAG GTGCGGTGAAAATCACTCCTGCTCATGACCATAATGATTATGAGGTGGGAGAGAGACACAAGCTTCCTTTCATCAACATCCTGGACGATAACGGCGTCCTCATCAACGTCCCTCCTCCATTCCTG GGTATGAAGCGTTTCGAGGCAAGGAACGCTGTGCTTCAGGCTCTGAAAGACAGAGGCCAGTTTAAGGAGATAAAAGACAATCCCATGGTGGTGCCCGTCTGCAG CCGTTCTAAGGACATAGTGGAGCCTTTGATGAAGCCCCAGTGGTACGTGGACTGCAGAGAAATGGGAAAGCAGGCCGCAGATGTGGTCAGAAATGGAGAACTGAAGATCATCCCCGACCACCACCTCAAAACCTGGTTCAACTGGATGGACAACATCAG GGACTGGTGCATTTCACGACAGCTGTGGTGGGGTCACAGGATACCAGCGTACTTTGTAACTGTGAACGATCCGTCAGTCAAACCAGGCGAG gatgTAGATGGACATTACTGGGTCAGCGGAAGATCAGAGGAGGAAGCCAGAGAAAAAGCAACCAAATGCTTTAATGTGACTGCAGACAAAATCTCTTTCCGTCAGG ATGAAGATGTGTTGGACACTTGGTTTTCTTCAGGGATCTTCCCCTTCTCTATCTTTGGCTGGCCCAATGAG TCTGAAGACCTGAGAGTGTTCTACCCTGGCACGCTGTTAGAGACGGGCCATGATATCCTGTTCTTCTGGGTGGCTCGTATGGTCATGATGGGTCTCAAGCTCACCGGAAAACTCCCTTTCAAAGAG GTGTACCTTCATGCGGTGGTACGTGATGCACATGGCAGGAAAATGAGCAAGTCTCTGGGTAACGTCATTGATCCTCTGGACGTCATCACTGGCATCTCATTGGAG GGTCTTCATGCTCAGCTGACAGACAGTAATCTTGATCCTCTGGAGATCGAAAAGGCCATACAAGGCCAG AAATCTGACTATCCCAATGGAATTCCAGAATGTGGAACTGATGCGCTCAGATTTTCTCTGTGCGCCTACACAGGTCAAG GCAGAGATATTAATCTGGATGTGAACAGGATTCTGGGATACAGGCATTTCTGTAACAAGCTGTGGAACGCTGTGAAGTTTGCCATGAGGACTCTGGGAGAAGCGTTTGTGCCTTGGGAGAAAGCTCAG CTGTGTGGCAGTGAAAATGCATCGGATCGCTGGATTTTGTCTCGGCTGTGTGCGGCAGTAGCTCTGTGTGATAGTGGATTCAAGGCATACGATTTCCCTGCAATCACCACTGCCATCTACAACTTCTGGCTCTATGAGCTTTGTGATGTCTACCTG GAGAGCATAAAGCCAGTGATGAGTAAGACAGATCCAGATGGACAGACGCAGGGAGACATCTGTAGACAGACCCTGTACACCTGTCTAGAGGTGGGGCTCCGCCTCCTGTCTCCTTTCATGCCTTTTGTTACAGAAGAGCTGTTTCAGAGGTTGCCAAGGAGACCGCCTCAAAACAGCCCCCCTAGCATCTCCGTCACACCGTATCCAGATACATCAGAG ttCTGTTGGCACAGTGAGGAGATCGACCACCAGATGGAGTTTGTCATGTCTGTGGTCAGAACCATCCGATCACTCAGGGCTGATTATAACCTGACCAAGACCCGTGCTGACT GTTATCTGCAGTGCATAGACGCTGATACAGCTGATCTGGTCCAGAAATACAGTTTACAGATTCAGACCTTGTCTTACTCTCAGGCCATTCACACAATAACAGGCGACGGCACCATCCCACAAGGCTGTGCGGTGGCCATCGCCTCGGACAGATGCACCGTTCACCTCATGCTGAAG GGTTTGATTGATTTAGAAAAGGAGGTCACTAAACTAACAGCGAAGAGAGGAGAGCTGGAGAAACAGATGGAGAAGCTGAAGGAGAAGATGGCCAAGAATGATTACAAAGAAAAAGTCCCCGTGAAAGTGCAGGAGGCAGACGCTGAGAAG CTGAGGCAGAATGAGACAGAACTGCAGAAAGTGAAGGAAGCCATCGAGAACTTCAGCAAGATGATGTGA
- the vars1 gene encoding valine--tRNA ligase isoform X1, translating to MLVDVSHCFLQMDTLYISPHPDDFRSLLPLIATEYCSSPPRAVHEDPPADVARSRPALVLAGAGGTALTGSSAVSWYLAAAGKRTGSDKKQESQVWQWLSFADNELTPVACAVTFPLLGVMGVDKKLQQSSQAELLRVLKVLDKTLETQTFLVGEAVTLADMAVSMAALLPFKYALEPVDRTSLVNVTRWFNTCVNQPQFLKVLGKISLCEKMVPVTPKPAAASNATANSAANTATSGNEPAGPPKTEAQLKKEAKKREKMEKFQQKKEMEEKKKLQPQMEKKAKPEKKELGVITYNIPTPPGEKKDVLSALPDSYSPQYVEAGWYPWWEKQGFFKPEYGRKNVSEPNTHGVFMMCIPPPNVTGSLHLGHALTNAIQDSLTRWHRMRGETTLWNPGCDHAGIATQVVVEKKLMREKQMSRHDLGRENFIQEVWKWKNEKGDRIYHQLRKLGSSLDWDRACFTMDTKLSYAVQEAFIHMHEEGVIYRSKRLVNWSCTLNSAISDIEVDKKELTGRTLLPVPGYKEKVEFGVLVSFSYKIEGSDEEVVVATTRIETMLGDTAVAVHPNDSRYQHLRGKMVIHPFCDRKMPVVFDDFVDMNFGTGAVKITPAHDHNDYEVGERHKLPFINILDDNGVLINVPPPFLGMKRFEARNAVLQALKDRGQFKEIKDNPMVVPVCSRSKDIVEPLMKPQWYVDCREMGKQAADVVRNGELKIIPDHHLKTWFNWMDNIRDWCISRQLWWGHRIPAYFVTVNDPSVKPGEDVDGHYWVSGRSEEEAREKATKCFNVTADKISFRQDEDVLDTWFSSGIFPFSIFGWPNESEDLRVFYPGTLLETGHDILFFWVARMVMMGLKLTGKLPFKEVYLHAVVRDAHGRKMSKSLGNVIDPLDVITGISLEGLHAQLTDSNLDPLEIEKAIQGQKSDYPNGIPECGTDALRFSLCAYTGQGRDINLDVNRILGYRHFCNKLWNAVKFAMRTLGEAFVPWEKAQLCGSENASDRWILSRLCAAVALCDSGFKAYDFPAITTAIYNFWLYELCDVYLESIKPVMSKTDPDGQTQGDICRQTLYTCLEVGLRLLSPFMPFVTEELFQRLPRRPPQNSPPSISVTPYPDTSEFCWHSEEIDHQMEFVMSVVRTIRSLRADYNLTKTRADCYLQCIDADTADLVQKYSLQIQTLSYSQAIHTITGDGTIPQGCAVAIASDRCTVHLMLKGLIDLEKEVTKLTAKRGELEKQMEKLKEKMAKNDYKEKVPVKVQEADAEKLRQNETELQKVKEAIENFSKMM from the exons ATGCTGGTTGACGTTTCCCACTGTTTCCTACAG ATGGACACTCTTTATATCTCTCCCCACCCTGATGACTTCAGGAGTCTATTACCATTGATCGCAACTGAATATTGCAGCTCTCCTCCACGAGCAGTGCATGAGGACCCCCCGGCTGACGTGGCCAGATCTCGTCCAGCACTGGTCTTGGCTGGTGCAGGTGGGACGGCACTCACTGGTTCCAGTGCTGTAAGCTGGTACCTGGCAGCAGCCGGTAAACGGACGGGCAGCGATAAGAAACAAGAAAGTCAGGTGTGGCAGTGGCTGAGCTTTGCTGACAATGAGTTGACGCCCGTGGCTTGCGCTGTGACTTTTCCTTTGCTTGGTGTGATGGGAGTTGACAAGAAG CTTCAACAGAGTTCCCAAGCAGAGCTGCTTCGTGTTCTTAAAGTTCTCGATAAGACCCtagaaacacaaacattccTGGTCGGGGAGGCTGTTACTTTGGCTGATATGGCTGTTTCTATGGCAGCACTGTTGCCATTCAAATAT GCTTTGGAACCTGTAGACAGGACGTCATTGGTGAATGTGACCAGATGGTTTAATACTTGTGTAAATCAGCCACAGTTCCTGAAGGTGTTGGGTAAAATCTCACTGTGTGAGAAAATGGTCCCTGTGACACCCAAACCTGCTGCCGCCTCCAATGCGACAGCAAACTCTGCTGCCAACACCGCAACATCCGGCAATGAACCTG CAGGTCCTCCTAAGACAGAGGCTCAACTGAAGAAAGAAGCCAAGAAGCGTGAAAAGATGGAGAAGTTCCAACAGAAGAAGGAGATGGAGGAGAAAAAGAAGCTGCAACCTCAGATGGAG AAAAAAGCCAAACCTGAGAAGAAGGAACTGGGTGTGATCACCTACAACATCCCTACTCCACCTGGAGAGAAAAAAG ATGTCCTGAGTGCTCTGCCTGATTCATACAGTCCTCAGTATGTGGAAGCCGGCTGGTACCCCTGGTGGGAGAAACAGGGTTTCTTTAAGCCTGAATATGGG AGGAAGAATGTAAGTGAGCCCAACACTCATGGAGTGTTTATGATGTGTATTCCTCCGCCTAATGTGACCGGATCCCTGCATCTTGGCCACGCCTTAACCAATGCTATTCAGGACAGCTTGACCAGATG GCACAGAATGAGAGGAGAGACCACACTGTGGAATCCCGGCTGTGATCATGCTGGAATCGCCACACAGGTGGTGGTGGAGAAGAAACTgatgagagagaaacagatgaGCAGACATGACCTCGGCAGAGAGAACTTCATCCAGGAGGTCTGGAAGTGGAAGAACGA AAAGGGAGACCGCATCTACCATCAGTTGAGGAAGCTGGGATCCTCTCTGGACTGGGACAGAGCTTGTTTTACCATGGATACT AAACTGTCTTATGCAGTTCAGGAGGCTTTTATACATATGCATGAGGAGGGTGTGATCTACAGGAGCAAGAGGCTGGTCAACTGGTCCTGCACTCTCAACTCGGCCATCTCAGACATAGAG GTGGATAAAAAGGAGCTGACAGGCCGGACTCTTCTCCCTGTGCCGGGCTATAAGGAGAAGGTTGAGTTTGGAGTGCTGGTGTCTTTCTCGTACAAAATCGAAGGATCAG ATGAGGAGGTTGTGGTGGCCACCACACGTATTGAGACCATGCTTGGAGACACAGCTGTGGCTGTCCACCCCAATGATTCCAGATATCAG CATCTCAGAGGCAAGATGGTTATTCACCCGTTCTGTGACAGAAAGATGCCGGTGGTATTTGATGACTTCGTGGATATGAACTTTGGAACAG GTGCGGTGAAAATCACTCCTGCTCATGACCATAATGATTATGAGGTGGGAGAGAGACACAAGCTTCCTTTCATCAACATCCTGGACGATAACGGCGTCCTCATCAACGTCCCTCCTCCATTCCTG GGTATGAAGCGTTTCGAGGCAAGGAACGCTGTGCTTCAGGCTCTGAAAGACAGAGGCCAGTTTAAGGAGATAAAAGACAATCCCATGGTGGTGCCCGTCTGCAG CCGTTCTAAGGACATAGTGGAGCCTTTGATGAAGCCCCAGTGGTACGTGGACTGCAGAGAAATGGGAAAGCAGGCCGCAGATGTGGTCAGAAATGGAGAACTGAAGATCATCCCCGACCACCACCTCAAAACCTGGTTCAACTGGATGGACAACATCAG GGACTGGTGCATTTCACGACAGCTGTGGTGGGGTCACAGGATACCAGCGTACTTTGTAACTGTGAACGATCCGTCAGTCAAACCAGGCGAG gatgTAGATGGACATTACTGGGTCAGCGGAAGATCAGAGGAGGAAGCCAGAGAAAAAGCAACCAAATGCTTTAATGTGACTGCAGACAAAATCTCTTTCCGTCAGG ATGAAGATGTGTTGGACACTTGGTTTTCTTCAGGGATCTTCCCCTTCTCTATCTTTGGCTGGCCCAATGAG TCTGAAGACCTGAGAGTGTTCTACCCTGGCACGCTGTTAGAGACGGGCCATGATATCCTGTTCTTCTGGGTGGCTCGTATGGTCATGATGGGTCTCAAGCTCACCGGAAAACTCCCTTTCAAAGAG GTGTACCTTCATGCGGTGGTACGTGATGCACATGGCAGGAAAATGAGCAAGTCTCTGGGTAACGTCATTGATCCTCTGGACGTCATCACTGGCATCTCATTGGAG GGTCTTCATGCTCAGCTGACAGACAGTAATCTTGATCCTCTGGAGATCGAAAAGGCCATACAAGGCCAG AAATCTGACTATCCCAATGGAATTCCAGAATGTGGAACTGATGCGCTCAGATTTTCTCTGTGCGCCTACACAGGTCAAG GCAGAGATATTAATCTGGATGTGAACAGGATTCTGGGATACAGGCATTTCTGTAACAAGCTGTGGAACGCTGTGAAGTTTGCCATGAGGACTCTGGGAGAAGCGTTTGTGCCTTGGGAGAAAGCTCAG CTGTGTGGCAGTGAAAATGCATCGGATCGCTGGATTTTGTCTCGGCTGTGTGCGGCAGTAGCTCTGTGTGATAGTGGATTCAAGGCATACGATTTCCCTGCAATCACCACTGCCATCTACAACTTCTGGCTCTATGAGCTTTGTGATGTCTACCTG GAGAGCATAAAGCCAGTGATGAGTAAGACAGATCCAGATGGACAGACGCAGGGAGACATCTGTAGACAGACCCTGTACACCTGTCTAGAGGTGGGGCTCCGCCTCCTGTCTCCTTTCATGCCTTTTGTTACAGAAGAGCTGTTTCAGAGGTTGCCAAGGAGACCGCCTCAAAACAGCCCCCCTAGCATCTCCGTCACACCGTATCCAGATACATCAGAG ttCTGTTGGCACAGTGAGGAGATCGACCACCAGATGGAGTTTGTCATGTCTGTGGTCAGAACCATCCGATCACTCAGGGCTGATTATAACCTGACCAAGACCCGTGCTGACT GTTATCTGCAGTGCATAGACGCTGATACAGCTGATCTGGTCCAGAAATACAGTTTACAGATTCAGACCTTGTCTTACTCTCAGGCCATTCACACAATAACAGGCGACGGCACCATCCCACAAGGCTGTGCGGTGGCCATCGCCTCGGACAGATGCACCGTTCACCTCATGCTGAAG GGTTTGATTGATTTAGAAAAGGAGGTCACTAAACTAACAGCGAAGAGAGGAGAGCTGGAGAAACAGATGGAGAAGCTGAAGGAGAAGATGGCCAAGAATGATTACAAAGAAAAAGTCCCCGTGAAAGTGCAGGAGGCAGACGCTGAGAAG CTGAGGCAGAATGAGACAGAACTGCAGAAAGTGAAGGAAGCCATCGAGAACTTCAGCAAGATGATGTGA